Sequence from the Poecile atricapillus isolate bPoeAtr1 chromosome 21, bPoeAtr1.hap1, whole genome shotgun sequence genome:
ggctggagcatgtccagagaagggaacagagctggggaaggggctggagcaccaggagtggctgagggagctgagggggGGACCTTCTCcctctctacagctccctggcaggagggtgtggggagctgggctcgttctcttctccaggtgacaAAGTAGAATGAGAGGACACGGCCTCAAGCTATGCCCGGGGAGctttaggctggatgtgaggaaaagatTTCTCCACTGCGCGTTCCCCTCGTTGTAGTCCAGCCCCTCCCGGTCCCGCCGTGTCCCGGCCCGTCCCGTGCCGCCCTCCCGCTTCCACCGTGTCCCCTTAGCCCCTCCCGagtcccctcagcccctcccgtgtcccctcagcccctcccgagtcccctcagcccctcccgtgtccccacagcccctcccgTGTCTCCTCCCGTGTCCCCACTgcccctcccgtgtccccatagcccctcccgtgtccccactgcccctcccgtgtccccatAGCCCCTCCCGTGTCTCCTCCCGTGTCCCCTTAGCCCCTCCCGTGTCCCTTCAGCTCCTCCCGGGTCCCCTCCCggatcccctcagcccctcccgGGCCGTGCGCGTCGCGGGGGCGCCCCCcggtggcggcggcggaggCGCGCATGGGgcgcggcgcggcgggcggcgcgCGGCGCTCCCGGCGGGGCGGCGAGGCCGCGGGCGGGAcgcgccgggcccggggcaGGAATACGGGGGGGACCCCGGCCGCGGCCAAGGCGGAGCCCCCCGGGCCCAGCGCCATCGATCTGGGGGCGCAGAGTGGGCGCTGGGCCGCCTTCCAGGAGCGGCACCGGCTGAGCTGCGAGGAGGCGGCGCGGCTGCTGCTGGACGCGTAGTGAGTAACGGGGCCGGGGCGGCTGCTCCGCGCTCCTGCCCGAGCCCCGTTCCCGGCCGCGTTCTCTGCGCGGCGTCTGCACAGCGGCTCCACGAGCTGCCGAGAaggggggccgggctgggatggggagggggcgcACGCACCACGGAAAAAAAGTGGCTTTCTGTGGTAAAGCTTCCCGTGTTTTACGGCTCTCCCATCGAAAATGCCCTTGGGGGCTCCGCGAGGCTCAGCTCGTAAATCTCCACCCACTTCCTGTGCTCGCTCTGTGCAGAGCGCGGCACATCAGAAACTGTCCGTGGGAGGCAAAAtctggaaggaaaatgtttttgcgTTTTGCGATTGACCCGCACGGTGACTgcccagctgctgtggaggcgGCTCGGGGAGGGGGAGAAGCACAAGCTCAGAAATTCCTTGGTCATAAAGTTCCTCTTCAGTTACAACCCGAAATAAAAGACATTTCAAATATTATGTAGAATCTACTTATCTCTGCTTTCCCCAGCTTTTAAATGGAGGAATATTAGTGGTGTTGGAGGAACGGTGGGGAAATTCAGTTCTCAGTTCCAAGCAGTTTGTTTTGAGGCGATAGCCCTGGTTTATGTGTAGGGTTGTGTATGGACACAGCTGTAGACCTGGAGTGTGGTGGAAGCTGTGTTGTACAGAGTGGAGAGTCCTCAAAGTGAtgctcttctttccttttcaccATTTTAATTAAACCACAAAAGCAGTTGGTGCAGAGGACAAAAGCCATCCTCTACCTCATTCTGACATATGTTATTAAATACATTTGAGTGGATGTGTTCTGCAAAAGCTCAAGACAGAACTGAATAATGTTGTGTATAGCCTTACTGTTCTCTTGGGCAAAAACCAAGAGAGGATGATCCCAAAAGCTCTGTTGTGTCTCTCCAGTGAATACAGGGGTTTGGTGAAGCACACAGGAGGCTGTCACTGTGGAGCTGTCCGCTTTGAGGTCTGGGCTTCAGCAGATCTGCACGTGTTTAACTGCAAGTGAGTTGGTTTGTtccctgttcccagagatgagtGTCAGCTCTCTGCTTTTTCCAACCTTTGAGCTAAAGATGAGACAGCTGCAGAACACCCTCTGAGCTGTTTCCGTAGGATTTACCCCTAATTATGTCCTGATCCACTAGAAGATCAGTGTTGGTGATTTCAGGTGCTGCTTTGGGCAGGACTTCATGTCTCACAGTGAGATTCACACAGAGAGTGTCAGGAGAGATCTAATGAGTCCAGGTGCTCAGCCATCTGCTTTCTGTTTCATGCAGGGGGCTCAAAGCACGTTGGtctttttttaacttgttcTTCTCAAATGACATTACAGCTCTGACCACATGTGCCTCAAACTAAAACACTCTCTGGTTTCAGTAGTGACCCTCCTTTGCCTGCAACTTGTTTGCTTCCAGCTCATGGGTGAACTGCTGAACTTTACTTTCTTGTTTGCAAGGTAATGAATGTTGGCAAAATTGCCCAAGCGTGCTCTGAACAATTAAGAGGATTTCTCAGGGCTAGGGTTTGTCAAGTTTGTTGAGTTTGTCCTCAACAGTTGTGTCTGAGAATATCTTATTGGGGTACCTGTGTAGGGTCAGTCTGTTCACGGGTGTGCTCCGCAAAACACTGCTGACACCACAAATCCACTTTCGCCACTTACCTCTGAGCCATTCTAGCTGTCAGTGGAATTTCTGTTGTCAAGAGGTCTGATTGCTGCTCTACAACATGTCCACTTCTTCTAGAAAggtctgctttttcttttacagttGCAGCATTTGCacaaagaaacagaacagacacttCATTGTGCCAGCATCACGTTTCAAGCTGCTGAAGGTAGAGTAAGAACACAGTAAGAGCATGGCCATGGGCACGAGCAGTGTTATCCTCAAAGAGCCAAGAACAAGCAGTTTTCTTCCCTaggtttggttggttgggggAAATGGCCGCAATTTAAGCTGTCTGGTGTGGTTGTGTTAGTGCATCTTGTTTAGAGCTCTTGCAGTTCCCAGGCCTGACTTATGTCCTCATGGACACTTAACATAGGGGTtcaggaaaggagcaggaataCAGGAATACACAGCTCTGTATCTCAGATAAAGACAGGAAGGTGGCATTTTAAATTGTTCATTTCTTAGCTACAGGCCCGAAGTAAttaatctatctatctatttccatggaaaacttACAGTGCTTTTCCTTTGCTTAGGGTGCTGACAATTTGACAACATACACCTTCAACACACACTGTGCTCAGCACACATTCTGCAAGACCTGTGGTGTTCAGAGCTTTTATACTCCTCGTTCTAACCCTGATGGTTATGGTAGGTACAAAGCAAGCTGTGATAACCAGAATTAACCACCAAGCAAACATTGGATAAATGCTCCATTGGATGCTGACATGACAAGTGTTAATAAACACCTGGAACTGCAGTTTGAACCTGTAGCTCCTCCATAAAAAACAACCTTACCTATAATGTGTGGGCTTTTTCCTGTGACAGGATTCTTATCCAGGCTCCTCAGCCTCAAAGCAATAGCATTTACAGTTCCCTGAGATGCCCCAGCCATGGAATGGAGCAGGCATCTCCCACATTTTATGAAAAGCAGGTTTCTGTGTGTTCTGTCTTTCTTCAGGAATAGCTCCTCACTGTCTGGATGATGGCACCGTGCAGACCATTATCACAGAGGATATCAATGGCAAGGAATGGGAGAAAGCAGTGAGGGAACATAAGACCATCAGAGACATGTCAAAACCCTGATACACCCTtccagcagccttgggagcgcTGCCATGGAACTGCAGTCTGGGGTTTCCTGCGTGATGGTTGGTGAAATCAATCTCTACTGTTACCTGTTGTCTGTTTCTTAAATAAATCTTTCTATGCTGATTGTCTCATTCCTTTGTGACTCAGTTTTCAAACTGCCTCTGCTCTGTATACCACTCCAGGGTTTCTAGTTTGGCACTTTGCCTTTAGCTGTGTTAAAGTTTAAATCACAATACAAAAGACCTCATTACAGTCACTTGCACCTCATTCCTATGTCCTGCTGAGACTCTTGTGACTTGATCTTAAGCCCTGTTCTGAATCAAGAGGAAGAGCTCATATTTCAGGAGGGACATTGTGAAGGTGGAGCCTGCAACACAATGTGTATGAAAGAAGCAACAGCAAATGTCAGTGCAATTAGCAAAAATTGCACGATTTCTGATGTTTTATTCAAAAGCTTTGGCTTTTTAAAGTTCTTACTGAATAACAAATGTGGTGTGGTTGTGATATCTGTGGAGATAACTTGATCTTTGAAAAGTTACTCCTGATACCTGATTTTACAAAAGCACCAAGGGAGAGTTGCCAAGCAGTCCTTGCAGCTCTGTGTTCTTGGAAAAACCGTTTGTGCGGTATCTTCTCCAGTGCAGAATCCTCCAGGGTTTGACTCCCAATTAAAGTTAATccaaatttctcattttatttaagCTCTTATAGTGAGGAAATAGAGTAGCTGTTAATCCCATTCTCAGTGTATCAGGCAACAAGATACTCAGAAGGAGGTACACCCAGCCTGGTTTTGTAGTGTGGAGAATGTCACACAAAGAGCATCCCATCCTGTTGAGCACCTAACACAGAAGCTTTCTTGAGTCCTGGGCCTGGCACAGTCGGTTTTTTGCTCATTCTTTTACTCCTGTGAGTGATGTCCTGTCAGAGCAGGCGCAGTGAATTGACCACCAGGTAACGAGAGAAGAGCAGGTAGAGCTGGCGGAACCAGAGGAGTTGGCTGCGATGGTACCGCATGGCTCTCTAGGAGGAAAAACAGCAGAGAGAGCATTACAAGAACCTTCCAGAGATGATGAGAGGGCAATCTCCTGCTCCTGCTATGAGGGTCAGTGCCCATTTATAGGACAGCCTGTTTTAAGTGAACAGGGAGAGGCAGGGGAAGTGGAAGGCTGCCTAAGATCTGGGCCTGTCTGCCCCCGAGTCTGGTGTTGTCTGTCTGATGTTCAGAGGGTCCTGCTAGAAAGGACACTATGTGTCACTTCTAATTCCTCCTCCCCACATGATCTTGGGCCTGGGGAAGTGTTCACATGCTGGGAAGCAGGAGCCTGATAGGTGTGTTTGGGAACATCTCTGGTCCTTCTGACCACACACTGCCAGCTGCAACTGAGTCTATTTATAGACCAGCCTAAAAAAGTCAGATTTCAGGAACAATACATGGGAATAATGAACACCACCTTTATCCAAGCTGCTTCCATCAGTAACTCTATTTTTTAACAGCCTCAGAAGCAGGATAAGTCTGTAATTTGTGAATTAACAGCACTGTTTTCTgtgtaaatattttcatgctATGGAAGGGGAGTTAATCAGATATAGGGAACTGTGGAGTAAATGTGTGAGATCCTATGCAGCAAGATAGTTTAAAAATGTCCAGTAAAGGGAACTTCTGAAGAGCTTTGGACCACAAGTTCACAGTCTGTCTCCATCTTTAGTGGGAGCTGTGATCCAAGGATGTTGTTCCTGGCATGCAGTCATGCCAGGCTTTTAACAGGCCACTCACAGGTTCAGAACACTGTGTTGGATCCAGTTTCCTTTGAAATGCATCCTGCATCCTGGAGAGTGTAAAACTCAGTGCCCTGTGACTGTCTGAGCTAAAAATCTCAGCCCTGTCCTGTCATGCAGCACATGAGGTAACCTTGCTTGTCcatgtttttaaaatcactgCAGACATTCCTCAGTGACATTTATAACCCATGGGTACAATTACTTCTGACATTCCCTGGGAATGTGACAGTTGTGACTAAAGTGCTCACAATGAGGATGAGCCAGTCAAGCAGGTGCCACATATCTCACCTTGGCTTGTTCAGTCTCCTCCTCTGTGAGGATGAAGAGTGCATCCCTGGGCAGAAGGCAGGAAATGAGGACATCCAGGAAGGAAATGTATTTCCTGAAGAGATTTACTGATTCCAGCACGAGCACACGGCACCCTACacagagaaaaggaataaatatttcagaacagCATTCTTGTAAGGtgctcttttctccaggctcagcagcttccctgtgctgctAGCCTTGGGAATCTTTTTTGTGTAAAAGGAGAACAACTTCTGATGCACCCACCAGGATTTCTTTGTGCCCAGTGCACATCTAACACCATTTGCATTGGCTCTTATTCTGTGTGTGAGTCTTTGTACTGTTCTTGTTCTGTAATAGCCTGTGAAAAGCAAAGCTAGCTTTGAATATCCCAAAAActgggtggtttttttgcttgtaaTTTAAATTCTTCCTGCATAATTAGGCTCAAAAAAATAGGTGCAGATGATTCTCTGAATACTGACACTATATCATACAATGGAATTTTAAAACAGTAGTTTCTGGTTCAGCTACCAAAATGTAATTTCATATTTCTACTCCAATTCTTAGCTagagaataaatatttacaaGCTTCAGGAATCAAATATTAACTCAGGCAGCCAGTTACACTTTAACAGAAGTTCCTGAATTTATTGCAGATGTTTGTGATGAAACAGATGAAGGTAACAAGATTTCAAGATTCTGCTGATGTTGAagggcatttttttctgttttaaagatcCCTTTGAACTCAAAAGttaattgctatttttttttaccattgcTAAATTGTCTTCACTGATGAGTTCAGAGCTACTGATGGTCCCGTTAAGAGCCTGCAGCTCTCAAGGGAGCTGCTTTGGGATCTTCTTGGTTTGGAAGCTGCTGTGATTATGTTCCACACTTCCCACATTGTATTAAAGTTTGACAGAAGAGGCCAAAGTCACAGTTTACACAGGTGGTCACAGATGCAATTCGATTTGCAATGAGGTTTCCTTCAGTGAGCCCTGAAACAGTGAAATTACACAGAAGAGACAGAACAAAGCTCTCATAGACTCCCTCTGGCACATCTCCAGGatctttcaatttctttctttcttttcttttctccaagGGTGTTGTTCCAGCTTTTCAGCAGCCCTCTCCCACTCTCCAAAGCCAGACCGGTTAACTCTTCATGTCAGTACCGCAGAGGGTGCTGCTCCCCCTCCACTGAAGGGGACACGGGACATTGGGACCTGGCTCCCCAGCAGGTCACACCGAGCATTCACAGCAGCGATTTTCTCCTGCTGTGGGCAACACTGGGCAGAGGTAGAGCCCTCAATCACCACGGTGCTCCCAGAGGCCGGGAAGCGGCGGGCGGTGCTCGGGAGCCGCCGGGAGGTGGCGGCATCCGCCGGCTGCGGGAGCGGGACCCGCGTCCCTCCGGCAcctcccggcccggccgggcctcagccccggccccgcggggtcaccagcagcagctgggcaatGCCGAGAGCCCCGGGACGTGCGGGAATGTGCGACCAGCATGGCTCGGATGCCTCCTGACCGAGAACCCGAGCCCCTGTCCCGCTCACAGCCTGCCGGGACgagggacaggcagagctgctcgGCTGCCATCGGCTCCAGTTGCTCTCTCAAGGGATGCTCTGAAGACACAAGTGCTGCAGTCGCTCACAGAAGCGCCCTGACACTCCTTTTATCTCACTTGGAGATATTTCTTGTTTCCGAATAGCAACCTTGGAAGGAAACCTGCGATGTGTCATGAGTGGGGGAACCattcttccccttcctctgcAGAGATCCTCTGGGCTGCTGTTGGGGTAGTTTCAGAGGGAAGAATTAGTACAGTGCTGCTCCTGTCCTCAGCAATGGCACCTGTTTGCTTTTCAAAACTTCCTTTCCTGGAAGGCTTTAATGAACTCTGGCAATGCCACATCAATTCCTACTCACAGTAATGGGAAGAGAGGCTTGGCACCACTCTCTGAAGCTTGGGCTGCTCTGTTAACCAAATGTGCTCTccctttcctcatttttttccctgagaaataTTAATTCATGCAGCAGTTGAACCCTTTTGTTCCCCAAAGCTCAGCAATAAGGACTCAAAACCATGGCAGTTGATTCCAGTGTGGATGGCTCTGACCTGCTGGGTTCTTCTTGGTCAGATCAGGTGAAGTGGTGGCATCCAGCTCCCCAAAAAGAAGGGCACTGTAAGAGCCCTCCGTGTCAGTGATCCAACCAGGATTTCCATGTGCTGACAGCAAAGCCTGCTCTGCATGGCAATGTGAGATGAAATAAAGCAGGGAAGGAATGTACAGTCCAGGGAGAGATGGAAAAGGGTTCAGAGAAACAGGCTGCTCCCTGCCAAGAGGGGTGAGAGCAGCGCTGCCATTGACAAGTCTGCTCCTGTGACACCAGCAGGTGAAGCTTTTCAGAGCCTGTTGTGCCTGTGACCTGGGCAGGATGGGATTAGCAGTGTAATGCAACCTCTCCAGGTTGGCAGAAAGGGCAGGATCAATATAGCTCATGGATTAGGCTGAGAATAGAAGTGTGTGAAGCCCACAGCCTGCTCAGCTTGTCTTTCCACTTCCAAATCACTCAGGCAGCAAGGATGCCTAGAATGAGGAGCTCCTGAGTGAGCACTGAGTGTGCTGCAGGCCTGCACTGCTCCTGATGGAAGGAGGCACAGGTTCTTCTGGAAGAGGACTGGTTATAGCTGGAAGGGGCCAGTGGCAGGGGTGGGAGCACATCCAGCAGTTGTCTTGGCTTCTTGAAACAAGTGCTTGTGCCTGGGCTGGAGAACTTGATTACAGATTATAAAAAGCCTGTTGTGTTTGTGCTGGCTAAAGGCATTAGAAAGCAAAGCAGGATATTTAGGGTGCTCATTTGCATATCACTGAGGCAATGCAAGGCTTAGCTGGCTTTTGCATTTGCAAGATTTTCTGTGGATTCCCTGATCACATGGGCTTACACAGACTCACCCACAAACAAGTCCCTCTTCCCAACAGCAGCGCAGCACTTTTCCACAGCCTGAACATGCCTTTCAGCTCCATCCAGACAGCCTCAATCCCAGCATCACTCTTGTTTCACTCTTGTTTCACTAAGCCCCTCTGATGCACAGCCCTGCACGCCTGCCAGATCAAATTATAAATACTGGGAATTTCAACGAGACTGGAACTATATTTGGAAAGGCTTAGCATAAGCAGCAGCATGGGAGCTCCCCGTTCCTTTGGTGTTTGTAGGTCATGTCAGATGTGATGTAATCAGAGCAGCAAGGCTtgcacagagctccagcagtCTCTTGATGCTGCTGGAGAAATGGAAATGTTCTCTATATGTGGGTCTGTTTCAAACCTGAATGGATTTGAGGCACAGCCCATATTCAGGACCAGAGTGAAACCTGCATGAGCAGCACATGAAAGTGGCTCGGTGTAAATGGGGCCTGACAGCCAGCACCAACATCAACCACTGCAGCTCCTTGTCCTTTGTgctgcacacagcacacagagctctgctgctctgaacAAAGAAAAGGTCCTAGGAAGGAAGCTGGCACTAATAGTCCTCTTTCATGAACTGGGCAACTGAAGGGACTGGAGTCAGAGTTCAGCTTAAGGGCATTCTGCCATCTTGGCTCATGCTGTCTCATTAGGCCTGCAACTTCCTGCTAGCAGAGAATTAAAACTGATTTGCTGTGACTCATTCAAATCCTACAATGATTTGGGAATTAGCATTAAAGGAACACAGCCTGGATGgctgctgagggagcagcaTATTGACTGGGTGGGCCTGGCTCAGCCACCTTCCTGTGCTCTGTACAAACAGCTGAGTGACAGCTTTGTGCTTAAATGAGGGCCACACATTTGCCCCTGGGCAGGCACTGTTTGATACAGATAAGAGCTGCAGCTCTACTCTAGAAAAGGGGTCAGGAACAACCTCTTTCTatactttctttattttccctctgtgATTAAGCTGAGGGACCTGGAAAGAGCACTCAAATTCAACCAAGAGGCACAGGCCAGACATCACACCACTGAGgcaggacagccccaggagaCTGAAAAGTGACTGTAGAGAAGCCTGAACCAGTAAAAAATTGCAGGAAGATAAAAGTTCAGCTGTAGGTTTCATCTGCAGTGCAGGTGTGAGCTGGGCAGCTGGAACCCTGGACACGAGTGATGTAAAGGACTGCAGGGGATGTGAAGTAGGATGGGAGATGATGGACTCCTACCTTCAGGTAACTTCCCCTCTGAATGCAGGTACCTGTGAAAGAAAAGATACAAGGGGGTCAACTCAGTGGAATTACTCAAGCCCTGATTTTACAGGAATAAACCCCTGCATGCTAAACCAACCCCTTTCATTTAACACACAGTGACAACAGCCAATCTTGTGAGAAACTTCAGGAGCCCACACTGGATTCACCTCAGGCAGGGCTAAGCTTCGTTCCCCACACTATTCTGCCATTCCTTTCCTCATTCTGGCTGCTGGGACACATCACAAATCAGCTCCATAAATCAAATTTACTCTCAGACTTCCTAAGGGAAACCCAAGAGGCTGCCAAAGGCTGTTCACCCCTGGGAGCACCTCTGGCTGTGTAAAACCCAGGCTATGCTGGCCAGGGGCATTGtctcagcagctgctcctctttGGCCACCAAAAAGACGTTTTTTTCTGACCCAGGCCAGCACTGGGACATCTGAGAAACTGCTCTGGCTTTTTGCTCACCAAGACTTTGATCCCTTCATGACTTTGTCCTGGGGAGTCTCTATAGCAAAACAGAACGGGAGGGCCAAGAATGGGAGATGTGAATGGTGATGGCACTTCCATGAGGAAGTGTAAGCAAATGACCTTGGGATAGTGAAGGCATCAGAAAGTGTTAATTTCAATTCCTTTCTTAATTCTCTTGTTTTTCCTGCTCATGGCTTGGGAGCACTTGAGCTGACATTCCCATCCTGGATTTGGCCCACggcagggctgggaagcagcaggtcTCCAGCAGATGGCACTCAGGGCTGTCCCACACCCAGTTCTGCtcttccaggagaaaaagaaatccaaacaatGGAACATTTGCCAAAACgagaaaggaaataataataatcataaaGTTATTTAACCCTATGTAATATTTAAAGAGATTGTTATCACCTTATAGTGGTGTATCTAACAAAGGACAATGTGCCAGTTCATGTGTAAATCAGCCAGGATAAAAGATGCATTATATGTAAACTGCTGTGTTTCTCCAGTCACTTTCAAACTAGGATTATCTCTGGCTGTTGGTTAAGTTCAAGGAAAAGGATTAGCTACACAGGCCTAGACAAAATAGGAAGCACGGAGTGATGAATACCCAATGCAATACAAAGCAAAAGTCAAGCCAGAAATGCAGGTCATGACAGAACTCAAACAGCAAtcagaaaacatatttaaacAGATTCTCCTGTCAGTGGTGTCCTCTGCTCCAGAGCCAAAGCAATGCCATTTCCTACTAAACAATGGCCTTGGAATAGTGACTTGGCCACCTTCTACCCCACCACTCAAATCTTACTGCTCTGACAAAGATTGTTAAATATTGCCTTGTAATTTAAGTATCTCCATTAAtacctgctctgctcttctgcCAGAGGTTTCTTCCCTCACAAGTGGAATCTGGCCACACAAAGAAGTGATTCAGCACTTGGTATAGTTAGCAGGGAATCTTTTAGAATAAGCTTGGAGAGATAAAGCAGTGAGTGGTTGTGAAATTTGACAAACTCTCTGAAGGCCCCGTGTCTGTTCTGGGtgtgctgctctgccatggaGGCACCTTCAAAGCACTGAGCTGCTCCAAGAGGGAGCTAATAATAACCATTCCTGTCACTAAAAACAGGAGTGAGAGATCCAGCTCATATGGAAACgtttcagcaggagcagggagcatcTTCAGCAGGGAAGAAAAGTGTGAATCAGCAGTAAATTAAGGAGTTTGTGCTTCTGTAAAGGTTCAGGGAGACACAAACTATGTTTGGTTACTGAAAGGTCCtcaaagctgctgccagctgacCTGTCACTCATCTGGAAGAACAGGCATGAAGAAACTGCATCTCTCCTCATCCTTTTTGTCCTGATCCAAATGCTTCAATTCTCAGCAAGGCTCagtgcagagccctgggaacGGGCTCcacccagctctgtgtgcagagGAATTGCAGCCTTgctcatttctatttctctgtggttgcagagagagagagagagagaaacatgAAGCTCTACCTCCTGCACACGTTCACAAAATGAGCCAATCCTCTCCCAAATCCATCTTCTCGCTCCCATCTCCACCCTGCTGGAGCGTCTCCATGGGACACATCCAAATAGGGGAGAGGTTGCAGTTCTCAGTTGTTGCCATTTTGGGAATGTTGTTTTACAGATTGGACTTGCTGTGGTTTGGGCGAAATGAG
This genomic interval carries:
- the CENPV gene encoding centromere protein V; the protein is MGRGAAGGARRSRRGGEAAGGTRRARGRNTGGTPAAAKAEPPGPSAIDLGAQSGRWAAFQERHRLSCEEAARLLLDAYEYRGLVKHTGGCHCGAVRFEVWASADLHVFNCNCSICTKKQNRHFIVPASRFKLLKGADNLTTYTFNTHCAQHTFCKTCGVQSFYTPRSNPDGYGIAPHCLDDGTVQTIITEDINGKEWEKAVREHKTIRDMSKP